A portion of the Sulfuricurvum kujiense DSM 16994 genome contains these proteins:
- a CDS encoding KpsF/GutQ family sugar-phosphate isomerase, giving the protein MNNDYIAIAKNTLEIEAQALREGSERLGEEIARAVEIILSCKGKLVITGVGKSGLIGAKIAATFASTGTPSFFLHPTEALHGDLGMIGREDAVLAISYSGESPELSSILPHIKRFDIPLIGMTRNAASTLGRYSDEVININVEHEACPLDIAPTSSTTLTLAMGDALAVCLMKARNFQKEDFASFHPGGALGKRLFVKVSDLMRTENLPIVNENTPLKEAILILSEGRLGTVMLTNNEGKLSGLLSDGDIRRALMSESFSLDASAKAYATKKPLVIDDASMLASDALVLIETKKIQLLVVTDRAGVIQGALHLHTLVEAGIS; this is encoded by the coding sequence ATGAACAACGATTATATCGCAATAGCCAAAAACACACTTGAAATTGAAGCGCAAGCTCTCCGTGAAGGATCTGAACGGCTCGGAGAAGAGATAGCGCGTGCGGTAGAGATTATTCTCTCATGCAAAGGAAAATTGGTTATAACGGGTGTCGGAAAATCGGGACTGATCGGGGCTAAAATAGCCGCAACGTTTGCCTCTACCGGGACACCGAGCTTTTTCCTCCATCCGACCGAAGCGCTACACGGCGATTTAGGGATGATAGGACGTGAGGATGCGGTACTGGCGATCAGTTACAGCGGCGAGAGTCCTGAACTCAGTTCTATTCTTCCGCACATCAAGCGTTTCGATATCCCTTTGATCGGGATGACGCGCAATGCCGCTTCGACACTCGGACGTTACAGTGATGAAGTGATCAATATCAATGTTGAACACGAAGCGTGCCCGCTGGATATCGCTCCGACCAGTTCAACGACGCTGACATTGGCCATGGGGGACGCGTTGGCGGTATGTTTGATGAAGGCACGGAATTTTCAAAAAGAGGATTTTGCCTCTTTCCATCCCGGCGGTGCATTGGGCAAACGCCTTTTTGTTAAAGTAAGTGATCTGATGCGGACGGAGAACCTTCCGATCGTCAATGAAAACACTCCGTTGAAAGAGGCGATTCTCATCCTCAGCGAAGGACGATTGGGAACCGTGATGCTCACAAACAATGAAGGAAAACTTTCAGGTCTTTTGAGTGACGGCGATATTCGCCGTGCGTTGATGAGCGAATCGTTTTCTCTCGATGCCTCCGCCAAGGCGTATGCAACCAAAAAACCCCTTGTAATCGATGATGCGTCGATGCTTGCCAGTGATGCGCTGGTATTGATCGAGACGAAAAAAATCCAGTTGCTGGTGGTCACCGACCGAGCCGGCGTTATTCAAGGTGCATTGCATCTTCATACACTCGTGGAAGCAGGTATCTCATGA
- a CDS encoding pseudouridine synthase produces the protein MMRLNKFIAHYSTYSRREADQAILDGYVRIDGEIETNPATQVDERHANVMISGNKITPTDQFTVIVYNKPRGELVTKKDPQGRKTIYDSLAKQYRHYIPIGRLDFASEGLLLLTDASRVATALMTSKMERVYKIKIKGPVTEAMKVAMGEGLELEDASAGAHEHAEAGPMSFAPFYAYQVQKDQGDYSVLKVAIGEGQNRELRRFFAHFGAEVVDLKRLSFGGIDLNNLPTGKVRFLERSEYASLREFLDALEKAEKQKQKSEKKAPRAEGKSEFKPAKTFTKEKSKAKPKSSNEPFGTNKYKPEKKFAKGEHKK, from the coding sequence ATGATGCGACTTAACAAATTTATTGCCCACTATTCGACCTATTCGCGCCGTGAAGCCGATCAGGCGATTTTAGACGGCTATGTCCGGATTGACGGTGAAATCGAAACCAATCCCGCCACACAGGTGGATGAACGCCATGCAAACGTCATGATCAGCGGGAATAAAATCACCCCGACGGATCAATTCACGGTGATCGTTTATAACAAACCGCGCGGAGAGTTGGTAACGAAAAAAGACCCGCAGGGGCGTAAAACGATTTACGATTCTTTGGCTAAACAGTATCGTCATTACATCCCGATAGGACGGCTTGACTTCGCCTCCGAGGGACTGTTGCTCCTCACCGATGCGTCACGGGTTGCTACGGCATTGATGACCTCGAAAATGGAACGGGTGTACAAGATTAAGATCAAAGGTCCCGTGACCGAAGCGATGAAAGTGGCTATGGGGGAAGGGCTGGAGCTTGAAGACGCGAGCGCCGGTGCCCATGAACACGCGGAAGCCGGCCCGATGAGCTTCGCCCCTTTTTATGCGTATCAGGTGCAAAAAGACCAAGGGGATTATTCGGTTCTCAAAGTTGCGATCGGTGAGGGGCAAAACCGCGAGCTTCGCCGATTTTTCGCCCATTTCGGTGCCGAGGTCGTCGACCTCAAACGGCTCAGTTTCGGGGGGATCGATCTGAATAATCTTCCGACCGGAAAAGTACGCTTTTTGGAGCGGAGCGAATACGCATCGTTGCGTGAATTCTTGGATGCTTTGGAAAAAGCGGAAAAACAAAAACAAAAGAGTGAAAAAAAAGCGCCGCGTGCTGAGGGAAAATCAGAATTCAAACCGGCAAAAACGTTTACGAAAGAGAAATCAAAAGCCAAACCGAAATCTTCCAACGAGCCTTTCGGTACGAATAAGTACAAACCGGAAAAAAAATTTGCAAAAGGTGAACACAAAAAATGA
- a CDS encoding secondary thiamine-phosphate synthase enzyme YjbQ, translating to MKTLKFPTSHKTQLMDISAEVREAVIMSGIKEGICVVFTPHTTGSIFLFENADQNLRRDLLSALSKVIPSDAQYAHVGSNAAAHLKSSRMGASVSIPVHEGRPMFGKWQGVFFGEFDGPRQEREVIIKVIAG from the coding sequence ATGAAAACACTCAAATTTCCAACCAGTCATAAAACACAGTTAATGGATATTAGTGCAGAAGTGAGAGAAGCGGTCATTATGTCGGGTATTAAAGAGGGTATTTGTGTCGTGTTCACTCCGCATACGACAGGAAGCATCTTTTTATTCGAAAATGCAGACCAAAATCTTCGCCGTGATTTATTGTCAGCTCTTTCCAAAGTCATTCCGAGTGATGCGCAATACGCTCATGTCGGAAGCAATGCGGCAGCCCATCTAAAATCATCCCGTATGGGTGCATCGGTTAGCATCCCCGTACATGAGGGGCGTCCGATGTTCGGAAAATGGCAGGGTGTTTTCTTCGGTGAATTTGACGGACCGCGTCAAGAACGTGAAGTGATTATCAAAGTAATAGCAGGTTAA
- a CDS encoding replication-associated recombination protein A, whose amino-acid sequence MADLTYLLRPKKFDDVVGQPHLCSPDSPLRSLCENGNLTHSFFYGPPGCGKTTLARIIAEVMGLPFYEFNATSLKIEQLRKIFDQYENSLTKPLIFIDEVHRLAKNQQEVLLPVMEKNSVLVIGASTENPYFSLTAAMRSRSLLFELYSITHEALDDLLVRTAIEMDEEAREYLIASSGGDARAMLKLLEVSCALNKPITLGLLKSLRPAAQSLGSSEAGVHYDLASALIKSIRGSDPDAAIYYLARLIEGGEPPEFIARRLVILSSEDVGNANPQALTLTTSAMMSVKQIGYPEARIILAQAVIYLCASPKSNTAYNAINSAQQAVKNGVILDIPTHLRQQHKGYLYPHDFGGWVDQQYLSKPLKFVEFKNSGYEAKMGEWIQKVWNRSKV is encoded by the coding sequence ATGGCCGATTTGACCTATCTGCTTCGTCCGAAAAAATTTGACGATGTGGTAGGCCAGCCTCACCTTTGTTCTCCTGATTCCCCATTGCGTTCTCTGTGTGAGAACGGTAATCTTACCCACTCTTTTTTTTACGGTCCTCCCGGCTGTGGCAAGACGACATTGGCGCGGATTATTGCCGAAGTGATGGGCTTGCCCTTTTACGAATTTAATGCCACATCTCTTAAAATCGAACAGCTCCGCAAAATTTTCGATCAATATGAAAATTCACTCACCAAGCCGCTTATTTTCATCGATGAGGTACACCGTCTAGCAAAGAATCAGCAGGAAGTGTTACTCCCGGTTATGGAAAAAAACAGCGTGTTAGTGATCGGTGCATCGACGGAAAATCCCTATTTTTCGCTTACGGCAGCGATGCGATCCCGTTCGTTGTTGTTTGAACTCTATTCGATTACACATGAAGCGTTAGACGATTTGTTAGTTCGAACGGCTATTGAGATGGACGAAGAGGCACGCGAATATTTGATTGCCAGTTCGGGCGGCGATGCGCGTGCAATGCTCAAACTTCTCGAAGTCTCTTGTGCACTAAATAAACCGATTACATTGGGACTACTCAAATCGCTCCGTCCTGCTGCACAAAGTTTGGGAAGCTCCGAAGCGGGAGTCCATTACGATCTTGCTTCCGCACTGATCAAAAGTATCCGGGGAAGCGATCCCGATGCGGCGATTTATTATCTCGCCCGTCTTATAGAAGGGGGAGAACCGCCGGAATTTATCGCCCGCCGTCTGGTCATTCTCTCATCCGAAGATGTGGGAAATGCCAATCCTCAGGCGTTGACGCTGACGACCTCGGCGATGATGAGCGTAAAGCAGATCGGCTATCCCGAAGCACGGATTATTTTGGCTCAAGCCGTGATCTATCTGTGTGCTTCGCCTAAATCCAATACGGCCTACAACGCGATCAATTCGGCACAGCAAGCCGTCAAAAACGGAGTCATTCTGGACATTCCCACCCATTTGCGCCAACAGCATAAAGGGTATTTGTATCCGCACGACTTCGGCGGTTGGGTAGATCAGCAATACCTATCGAAACCGCTCAAGTTTGTCGAATTTAAAAACAGCGGGTATGAAGCGAAGATGGGGGAGTGGATTCAAAAAGTGTGGAACCGTTCTAAAGTATAA